The nucleotide window GTCTAACACAGTCTAGCCCTAGGCGTTGTAGATATATGATGCAGATTGCAGCAGTTATCAATTTCATCATCGATATGTCTAATAGAGAAGCATGTTCAGAAGAAACAATAAAATGCTTTCCATGCACAATTATAACAAAAAGAACGACATGCATgaaaaatgcacaaaatgaagtACCAAGAGTATGCCTTGTGTGTTTAACATGCATACCAAGTGGACTCTCAGGTGGTATGTATCCACCATTGCCAGGCGGAAAAACTTGCAAGTTTGCAGGTAAGGCTGCAAGAGAAATCAAACAACATGCCAAAAAAGTTAGATTTTGACAAGGATATTCAGCAAAAGAtccattctttttttaattttccctAGTAGGGAGGACGAATTGAAGTACTACATTGACTAGCGCCGGCGCTCGGTTTTTCTTCGGCAATTACAGCCTGCACCAAAAGTTTCAACAGTTTAACTACACATATCAAGAAAACAAAGTTTAAGCGGCAATTACAGAAAAGAAGGTACTAACGACCGACTCCTATCACTCAGATAGTCCTCATCTAAACAATCAACGACGCAAGAAAGTTTCCAGAAGCAAATAAAACTTTAAACAAGCTCTTCATTCTAAATCTCATCCAAAAGGTACGAATGTAAAAGGAAATCAAATTAGCGATTCGCTTGTGGAATTAATCGGACtgcaagaaagagaagaaaaaaaacccTAACTAAATTGGGGAAGAAAGAAGGAACAGAGATCATTTCGTCTCGTGAAACTAAATGCCGATTGGAAATTTCCGATCAGATCATCAATAGATTGGGCGAGGATCTAATTAATAAAGGCGAAACGATAATCTAAATGGGAAAATGAGCTAAGGAAATCAGGAAAAGAGAAAGACGTACGGGAACGGAACCGAGCAAGTGGCTCGTGGGGAGGCTGGTGTAGCCTTCTTCCATGGCGGAGCACCACCCTCAGCAGCAgtagaagaatcggacaaaggggATGGCCGTCTTCGGATCGACCATTCTTCGAATCACAATCGAACGTTCTTTTCCTCTTCTCCCTTATTTCTTCTTCTCGGAGGAACCCTAATCTCGGAGAAATATTTTCGCCCTTCTTCCTGTTTGTTTCCTCTCCCGCGACGTGATGGCAACACGAGGCCGTATGAGGCTGCGCCAATCCCTCGAACAATGACTCAAGAACCAGCTAACGGGTTTAAGTAAGAGAATCCGACGACAAAACTGACGGCCTTGAAGAGAGTCCAAAAACCAGATCCGAATCCGACAGCTAGAGAATCCGTtcccaaaaaacacaaaaactctgTCTGAGCCCGGGTTCGAACCGGGGACCTCTAGTGTGTGAGACTAGCGTGATAACCGACTACACCACCCAGACAACGTGTTGTGATTTacgttttataatatatatatatattctacacTCCATGATTCAAGGACTAATGTGCAGAACGTTATGGATCATGTTTTGCACGTCTCATCAATCCTAATATGTCCATCTCATCATTATAAACTCGTAAGACTTGTTTAAAGATCCTAACTCATGCTTAAGCCATGCATCGGTGTGTTGCTTGGGACACAGTGTGGAGTACAGGCTGTGGATAGCATAATTAAGGAGTTAATTATGGTGTTCTTATTTCATCGCCCATGCGTGAGGGAAAATGAAGCAGGAATGCTGTCTGCGGTGGTGCAAGGGGCGGCCGATCAGTTGGCTTGCGAGGTTGACCAGACCACAGGTCCGTAGACGACAGCTTGTCCGGTGATTTGGAGGATAAGCACATAGTCTCCTTCGCTTGATACGTTCTTGCTGGTCCAAAGGGTCTTGTACTTGTGGTCGCCTACGACGGCGAGCTGCCCTAGGTGATCCAGCCGGAGGAAGCAGTTGAGGCCTTTGCCCGCCGTCCCGGACTGCCACAGAACGCTGGTCCCGCCCTTTATCAGAGACAGGTTGCAGTCATCCTTCATGACGAAGGTGTAGTCCCTGGTCGCGAGGTTAGAACCACCGTCGAGAACCTGGGACGAGAACAACAGGTTATCCACCATGGGAATGGCGGCCAGCTCCGCCTCGTTGGGCCCGGCGGCGCCGAAGCGGAAGTCAGGGGTCGACCACACCGCGGGGCCGTAGACGGCCACTTCGCCGTCGGGTCGGAGGACGGCTGCGTACTTGCCGGTCTTGGCGTTGCCAGCTACCCCGGAGGTCCACACGGTGAATCCTGCGGAGCTGGTGATGACGAGCTGACCGCGGTCGCCGAGCGAGAGGGTGCAGTTGACGCCCTCGCCGTGGGTGTTGGACTCGAAGCCGCGGCCCTTGTTGTAGAGGACGAGATTGCAGTCACCTTGCATCACGAAGGTGGCGCCGGGATAGTAGAGCTGGCTGTCGGTGCCGAGGACGTCGCCGGTGAGCAAGACATTGCTGTCATTGGCGGAGGAAAGGGTGGCGAGGAAGAAAAGGACGGAGCAGAGAGCGATCGAGACGAGGAGAAATGGGACTGCCATTGTGAGACCTGCAGCTGTGCTGCTGCTCGACGGATAAGGAGCTAAAGTCTAACGCGGCATTTATAGCGATGTGGATGGATGGAACGTCGATCTTTAATGCGATTGCCGGCTTGGATTTCAACGACGGCGATTAAAACTATTCACGTGGTGGGGATGGGGAATGAAGCATATAGTGTGCCGAGATGAAGACAAATGACAGCTGCATCACCGCAGAGGAGCGAGACTTTGGAGCAAGAAGACGACGAAATCCACGTCACACGTCGTGTAGGTGCGCGAATAATCCACAGGCATACTATTGGATCAGATGGGATTGGATTCTGGGAGTCGGCCTGCCGCAATCCACTGGTCCTTCGAAGATAGGACTGAAAGCTGGCAGAAAGAGTATTATATTAAGAAAGATAAATACCAGCACATGTTTATATATGCAGGTAGCTTCAATCTCGGGCACCTTTTAACCTAATAGTACAGTTTATGATATATTTTACTTGAATTAAAAGAtgtatcataaattaaaactgaaAAAATAATCATTCGAAGAATTTCTAATGGATCATCGGGTGTGCAACCCTGCAATGACTAAGCAAAACTGGAAATGAACTCACATCTGcaaaagaaaattaatcattAAACAATGGACTGAAAAAAAGTACAAAAAGAGACAAAAAAAAGGGAACCACAATCTTGGGATGCTGTGTCTCCGAAACTTCAAGTGTCCACGATTTGCACTACACGACGTTATCATGATCTTTTAATCTATAAATCATTATCTAGACCGGGAAGCAGAACACAAGTGTTAATTCTGAAATGCAATCACCTAAGCGGTCGAACAACAAGCACCCTTTGAGCCTCCAGCAGAGTCAGATACATTGATAGTCGTGCCTTGAGTCGGGGGGGCTGCCGTTTTTGCTGCCACTTTGGCTGCGAGTGCCTTTTTGTTTATGATGCGATAGATCTCCGTCAGGATCGAGTGAAATGCCTTGTCGACGTTGAGTGATTCCAGTGCTGAAGTCTCCAAGAAAGAGAGCCCCTCCTTCTCGGCTAAAACCTGGCCGTCATCCTCTGAAACCGCTCTCAGATGCTGCAAGTCCGACTTGTTACCCACCATCATGATGACGATGTTGGAATCCGCATGATCCCTAAGTTCACGAAGCCACCTCTGGACATTGTCGAAGGTTTGCTTCTTGGTCATGTCATAGACTAGGAGTGCTCCCACTGCACCCCTGTAATACGCACTGGTTATGGCACGATACCTCTCTTGACCTGCGGTGTCCCAAATCTGCGCCTTGATCGTCTTCCCTTCTATCTGTCATCGAATCAATTTACTGGTCAGAATAAACTCCAAACAAAATAGAACAGAGCAACATCTTTACAGCATTTACTTTGTTACTTCTGGGAGATTCTCAAGACCGTCAAATGTACGAATGCAACTCGTTCGACACCCATAAAGGCAAAACAAAGATCACAGATAATATGCTTTTGAAATCGTAAAGCATCGACCAAAGCCTCTTTCACTTCTGGTCCGAGGATCAAGGAGAAAAGAATTGTTACTACGGTGAATACAGAATCCAAAAACCGATTGAAATTATCCAACCCAAGTTCACAAGGAGAAAAGAATAATCTGGAGTTGGGGACAAAATGAATGACGCACAAGGATACAAGTCTTCTTTTGTCGACCTTCAAAAAACTCCTCGACCATTTAAAGGTCACTCGTGATCCTGTTTACCCCGATCGAGCTAAAAGCACGCTTTGTCTATTTCCATCGTTGATGTCATGATGACATAAATTCATCGAAATTTTGTGAAATTACAAGATCAAGAGCGTCAAGAAATTCATGGCTTTAAGATATATCTGTTTgtcttcaattttcaaagctattTTTTCATGCCCAAAAAAGTCTTTGGCTAACCGAATTCCATCGGATCCTAAACGCCCACAAGAGAAGAATCAATATTCTGCTATCTCTAGAATTCACGGGATGCTAAAGGTGCAAGCGGAACCGTTCCTCGTCGTTCATCCGCCAGAGGTTAATGATGCTCAGGCACGATCATCCGATGGCACCGCGAGCAGCATAAACACGATTTGCATGATATGAAGAACCAGACACTCAACGGAACCAACTATTACCGCAAGATCTGGAGGAGGATTAGGGATCGAAAGCAGCTGACCTGAAGGGTCTTGGTGGCGAACTCGACGCCGATGGTGGATTTGGAGTCCAAGCTGAACTCGTTGCGGGTGAATCTGGAGAGGATGTTGGATTTGCCGACGCCGGAATCGCCGATGAGGACGATCTTGAAGAGGTAATCGTACTCGTGATCCACTCGGTGAGCCATCTTGGCTTCCTGCCCCTCCTCCCTGTCCTCCCACCGATCTAGATCATGGGTTGCGAGGAGGTGAGATGGGAGTCGATGCCGACGAGGAGGA belongs to Musa acuminata AAA Group cultivar baxijiao chromosome BXJ3-5, Cavendish_Baxijiao_AAA, whole genome shotgun sequence and includes:
- the LOC135638706 gene encoding mannose-specific lectin 3-like: MAVPFLLVSIALCSVLFFLATLSSANDSNVLLTGDVLGTDSQLYYPGATFVMQGDCNLVLYNKGRGFESNTHGEGVNCTLSLGDRGQLVITSSAGFTVWTSGVAGNAKTGKYAAVLRPDGEVAVYGPAVWSTPDFRFGAAGPNEAELAAIPMVDNLLFSSQVLDGGSNLATRDYTFVMKDDCNLSLIKGGTSVLWQSGTAGKGLNCFLRLDHLGQLAVVGDHKYKTLWTSKNVSSEGDYVLILQITGQAVVYGPVVWSTSQAN
- the LOC103986136 gene encoding ras-related protein Rab11C, which translates into the protein MAHRVDHEYDYLFKIVLIGDSGVGKSNILSRFTRNEFSLDSKSTIGVEFATKTLQIEGKTIKAQIWDTAGQERYRAITSAYYRGAVGALLVYDMTKKQTFDNVQRWLRELRDHADSNIVIMMVGNKSDLQHLRAVSEDDGQVLAEKEGLSFLETSALESLNVDKAFHSILTEIYRIINKKALAAKVAAKTAAPPTQGTTINVSDSAGGSKGACCSTA